The following are encoded together in the Streptomyces flavofungini genome:
- a CDS encoding thioesterase family protein, producing the protein MNTGSYYEPIDAHRYKPTLHAGGAWSADEQHFSPLGGLIVHAVERHLADRPGNGLLLSRISFDILGRPALDECEIRVETVRPGRTIELVEAVALIGGRSVVRARAWLLAPVDTTAVEGGAADRLPPPDALTSWEMGSVWPGGYIASVDVRPLAPPQPGRTTAWVSTALDLVAGQTVSPLASYLALVDTANGIAVRRPPTAWMYPNVDLTVHLHRQPKGRWTGLDTTVTFGPTGQGITSTVLHDLDGPVGTAQQMLTVRPL; encoded by the coding sequence TTGAACACCGGCAGCTACTACGAGCCCATCGACGCGCACCGCTACAAGCCCACCCTCCACGCCGGTGGCGCCTGGAGCGCGGACGAACAGCACTTCAGCCCGCTCGGGGGCCTCATCGTCCACGCCGTCGAGCGCCATCTGGCCGACCGCCCGGGCAACGGCCTCCTGCTGTCCCGGATCAGCTTCGACATCCTCGGGCGCCCCGCCCTCGACGAGTGCGAGATCCGCGTCGAGACCGTCCGGCCGGGCCGCACCATCGAACTCGTCGAAGCCGTCGCGCTCATCGGCGGCCGCTCCGTCGTCCGGGCCAGGGCCTGGCTGCTCGCGCCCGTCGACACCACCGCCGTCGAGGGCGGCGCCGCCGACCGGCTCCCGCCTCCTGACGCGCTCACGTCCTGGGAGATGGGCTCCGTGTGGCCCGGCGGATACATCGCCTCCGTGGACGTCCGCCCCCTCGCGCCCCCGCAGCCGGGGCGCACCACCGCCTGGGTCTCCACCGCCCTCGACCTCGTCGCCGGACAGACCGTCAGCCCGCTCGCGTCCTACCTCGCGCTCGTCGACACCGCCAACGGCATCGCCGTACGCCGGCCGCCCACCGCCTGGATGTACCCCAACGTCGACCTGACCGTGCACCTTCACCGCCAACCGAAGGGCCGCTGGACCGGCCTGGACACCACCGTCACCTTCGGCCCCACCGGCCAGGGCATCACCAGCACCGTCCTGCACGACCTCGACGGCCCGGTCGGCACCGCGCAGCAGATGCTCACCGTCCGCCCCCTGTAG
- a CDS encoding immunity 49 family protein — MRDVTCHEVGEDHLSRALDDITGRTWERWRWMRYDDPSPRKMRGTGDELLDHVAARTVAGGALDETAATALRTAAECFLGELSVGCFPGGDQEVLLPLIEERLSSDDIGFADVVAYGSGTGEGPSARTWLDAFAVCVVSGLVWDWQRVTGLLLRSDYAPAIRDGVPYSTLPSRSDPADLAAMDALCCYLSEAKGHLPRDWPTVPLCKPDADERAEAARQLDGAGALPPDHRLLRVLIDDDQDAFEQALEARLVEHRDSVGADPAPRTLLPLGPLVLAALAVQTHGWELRVRSGYLPGDLVGSPGALRQAADSAANGLGKWAAK, encoded by the coding sequence GTGCGGGACGTGACATGCCACGAGGTGGGGGAAGACCACCTCTCCCGGGCTCTGGACGACATCACCGGGCGCACCTGGGAGCGGTGGCGCTGGATGCGGTACGACGATCCGTCGCCGAGGAAGATGCGCGGGACGGGGGACGAACTCCTCGATCACGTCGCGGCCCGCACCGTGGCGGGCGGCGCGCTCGACGAGACCGCGGCAACGGCGCTGCGGACCGCCGCGGAATGCTTTCTCGGGGAGCTGAGCGTCGGCTGCTTCCCCGGCGGCGACCAGGAGGTCCTGCTCCCGCTCATCGAGGAACGGCTCAGCAGTGACGACATCGGGTTCGCCGACGTCGTCGCGTACGGCAGCGGGACCGGAGAGGGCCCCTCGGCCCGGACGTGGCTCGACGCCTTCGCCGTGTGCGTGGTCAGCGGCCTCGTGTGGGACTGGCAGCGGGTGACCGGGCTGCTGCTGAGAAGCGACTACGCGCCCGCGATCCGCGACGGGGTGCCGTACTCGACGCTGCCCTCGAGGTCGGATCCGGCGGACCTCGCCGCGATGGACGCGCTGTGCTGCTACCTGAGCGAGGCGAAGGGACACCTCCCGCGCGACTGGCCCACCGTGCCGCTGTGCAAGCCGGACGCCGACGAGCGCGCCGAGGCCGCCCGGCAGCTGGACGGAGCCGGGGCTCTCCCACCGGACCACCGGCTCCTGCGCGTCCTCATCGACGACGACCAGGACGCCTTCGAACAGGCCCTGGAGGCCCGGCTCGTCGAGCACAGGGACAGCGTCGGCGCCGACCCCGCCCCCAGGACCCTGCTGCCGCTCGGCCCTCTGGTCCTCGCCGCCCTCGCGGTCCAGACGCACGGGTGGGAGCTGCGGGTGCGCTCCGGATATCTGCCGGGCGACCTGGTGGGTTCCCCGGGCGCGCTGCGGCAGGCGGCCGACTCCGCTGCGAACGGCCTGGGGAAGTGGGCCGCGAAGTAG
- a CDS encoding alpha/beta fold hydrolase → MTYKNTVRRTVLAVSMLALLTSATPAAAAAPTERSGNPTWCPTVDDHRVDCGSVTRPLVAGKPKLGTIDVSYAVVRHRGPGAAKGTVAVNPGGPGEVAVDRAAEFATGLRTVLADHDVLLVDPRGTGRSERMPCGVSDVEYRFGSRQEQRDAVARCARNLGPKAEGYTTAATADDIDAIRARLGARKLTLYGLSYGTYLMPVYASRHPERVRSVVLSGAYPLGFDPLVRPSAQAVSLALRRICDRSVPAACDGDKAVRDLRTTAARLRQRPMDVRFEAAGAERRLRFTEGQLANLLFEAASRGAGAVPREPSLLGRVPHALDRFVHDDPAPLRRLVKEEASSAGKEDQAPYVAVVCNDYRKAWSTRASKAERWRQYRAALAATEPGEHGAFSAKGFTEGPTDGGDVCIGWPRRNTASPQPTRPEMPDVPVLVISGDLDANTPDANGRAAARQFARSEFHSVRNVGHVPDLEQSGCVTGVTGRFVRTGTPGDTSCLKNLPPIAVAPVRH, encoded by the coding sequence ATGACCTACAAGAACACGGTGCGGCGGACGGTGCTGGCAGTGAGCATGCTGGCCCTCCTCACCTCGGCGACACCCGCGGCGGCGGCCGCGCCGACCGAGCGGAGCGGCAACCCCACGTGGTGCCCCACCGTGGACGACCACCGGGTGGACTGCGGGTCGGTGACCCGCCCCCTCGTGGCCGGGAAGCCGAAGCTCGGCACGATCGACGTGAGCTACGCGGTCGTACGGCACCGGGGTCCCGGCGCCGCCAAGGGGACCGTGGCCGTGAACCCGGGCGGCCCCGGAGAGGTCGCCGTCGACCGGGCCGCCGAGTTCGCGACGGGCCTTCGCACCGTGCTCGCGGACCACGACGTCCTGCTCGTCGACCCGCGGGGCACCGGCAGGTCCGAGCGGATGCCCTGCGGGGTGAGCGACGTCGAGTACCGCTTCGGCTCGCGGCAGGAGCAGCGCGACGCCGTCGCCCGCTGCGCCCGCAACCTCGGCCCCAAGGCGGAGGGCTACACCACGGCGGCCACCGCCGACGACATCGACGCGATCCGGGCCCGCCTCGGCGCGCGGAAGCTCACCCTGTACGGGCTGTCCTACGGCACCTACCTGATGCCGGTGTACGCGAGCCGCCACCCCGAGCGCGTGCGGTCCGTCGTGCTGTCCGGGGCGTACCCGCTCGGGTTCGACCCGCTCGTGCGCCCCAGCGCGCAAGCCGTGTCGCTGGCCCTGCGCCGGATCTGCGACCGCTCCGTCCCGGCGGCCTGCGACGGCGACAAGGCCGTGCGGGACCTGCGCACCACGGCGGCGCGGCTGCGGCAGCGCCCGATGGACGTGCGTTTCGAGGCCGCGGGGGCCGAGCGCCGGCTGCGCTTCACCGAGGGCCAACTCGCCAACCTGCTCTTCGAGGCGGCCAGCAGGGGAGCGGGCGCCGTCCCGCGCGAGCCCTCGCTCCTCGGCCGCGTGCCGCACGCCCTGGACCGCTTCGTCCACGACGACCCCGCGCCGCTGCGGCGCCTCGTCAAGGAGGAGGCCTCGTCGGCCGGCAAGGAGGACCAGGCGCCGTACGTGGCGGTGGTCTGCAACGACTACCGCAAGGCGTGGTCCACGCGGGCGTCGAAGGCCGAGCGGTGGCGCCAGTACCGCGCGGCGCTCGCGGCCACCGAGCCCGGCGAGCACGGGGCGTTCAGCGCCAAGGGGTTCACCGAGGGCCCCACGGACGGCGGTGACGTGTGCATCGGCTGGCCCCGCAGGAACACCGCGAGCCCCCAGCCCACGCGCCCCGAGATGCCCGACGTACCGGTCCTGGTGATCTCCGGTGACCTCGACGCCAACACCCCCGACGCCAACGGCCGGGCCGCCGCACGCCAGTTCGCCCGCAGCGAGTTCCACTCGGTCCGCAACGTGGGCCACGTACCGGACCTCGAACAGAGCGGCTGCGTCACAGGAGTCACCGGCCGTTTCGTCCGGACCGGCACCCCCGGCGACACCTCCTGCCTGAAGAACCTCCCGCCGATCGCCGTCGCCCCCGTGCGCCACTGA
- a CDS encoding response regulator transcription factor, which translates to MTNAVESHRTVLVVEDDPGVRSTLEQLLRFEGYHVLVAADGLGALSVLEEQRPDLAMVDVVMPGLDGLELCRILRRRGERLPILVLTARHLIGDRVAGLDAGADDYLAKPFATEELLARVRALLRRADPPADAGLLRAADLTLDPAARRAARGPRDLDLTKTEFDVLELLLRHQGAVLTRTRIYERIWGYDLDASSRSLDVYIGYLRRKTEQDGGERLIHTVRNVGYTLRVA; encoded by the coding sequence ATGACGAACGCTGTCGAGTCCCACCGCACCGTGCTGGTCGTCGAGGACGACCCGGGGGTGCGCAGCACCCTGGAGCAACTCCTGCGATTCGAGGGCTACCACGTCCTCGTGGCGGCCGACGGGCTCGGCGCCCTGAGCGTGCTGGAGGAGCAGCGGCCGGACCTCGCGATGGTGGACGTGGTCATGCCGGGCCTCGACGGCCTCGAACTGTGCCGGATCCTGCGCAGGCGCGGCGAGCGCCTGCCCATCCTCGTGCTCACCGCCCGCCACCTGATCGGCGACCGCGTCGCGGGCCTGGACGCCGGGGCCGACGACTACCTGGCCAAGCCCTTCGCCACCGAGGAACTCCTGGCCCGCGTACGCGCCTTGCTGCGCCGCGCCGACCCGCCCGCCGACGCGGGCCTCCTGCGGGCCGCCGACCTCACCCTCGACCCCGCCGCCCGCCGTGCCGCGCGCGGCCCGCGGGACCTCGACCTCACCAAGACCGAGTTCGACGTACTGGAACTGCTCCTCAGGCACCAGGGGGCCGTCCTCACCCGCACCCGCATCTACGAGCGCATCTGGGGCTACGACCTCGACGCCTCCTCGCGCTCCCTCGACGTGTACATCGGCTACCTGCGCCGCAAGACCGAACAGGACGGCGGTGAGCGTCTGATCCACACCGTGCGCAACGTCGGCTACACCCTCAGGGTCGCGTGA
- a CDS encoding HAMP domain-containing sensor histidine kinase translates to MLRTKITVLVVAAAALAIAVTAFASFRNVSDVVGDELERGLEDRTDTVRTLLAADRTPPERDDMIEQVLSPKGAVRPLAPGRTALPVSAADRRVARTGQGTSRQDVMVSGTEYGILTRPLPDGGAVMVGQSYRDAVRLERDFLWRICLTTAAATGLSALLGWLAVGRILRPVRRLVRATRRITSTQDLSTSLPPAGKDEIGQLTLSFDTMLSALRRSRSQQQELVHNASHELRTPLTSVRGSAELLQRAQGRLDPEDEQKILATLVTEAVALDDLVRELVELATDRYTEDEPTSVDLPTLAEDSARRHSRRTGRTITVTTTSPTPVHARTRALQRCVDNLLNNAVKFSPPGTPITLHIDGCRLSVRDRGPGIPPEERTAVFDRFHRGPGTQAIPGSGLGLAIVHDLVEAEHGTVFATEAAGGGAEVGFRLPPRTGGEDAPPPGCATSTGTPRL, encoded by the coding sequence ATGCTGCGCACCAAGATCACCGTCCTGGTGGTCGCGGCCGCCGCGCTCGCCATCGCCGTCACCGCCTTCGCCTCCTTCCGCAACGTCAGCGACGTCGTCGGCGACGAACTCGAACGCGGCCTGGAGGACCGCACCGACACGGTCCGCACCCTGCTCGCCGCGGACCGCACCCCGCCGGAGCGGGACGACATGATCGAGCAAGTCCTGTCCCCGAAGGGCGCCGTGCGGCCGCTGGCACCGGGGCGGACGGCGCTGCCCGTCTCCGCAGCCGACCGGCGCGTGGCCCGCACGGGCCAGGGCACGAGCCGCCAGGACGTGATGGTCTCCGGCACCGAGTACGGGATCCTCACCCGGCCCCTGCCCGACGGCGGCGCGGTCATGGTCGGCCAGAGCTACCGCGACGCCGTGCGCCTCGAACGCGACTTCCTGTGGCGCATCTGCCTCACCACGGCCGCCGCCACCGGACTCTCGGCCCTGCTCGGCTGGCTCGCCGTCGGCCGGATCCTGCGGCCGGTGCGCCGCCTGGTCCGCGCGACCCGGCGCATCACCAGCACCCAGGACCTCTCCACGTCCCTTCCGCCCGCGGGCAAGGACGAGATCGGCCAGCTCACCCTCAGCTTCGACACCATGCTGAGCGCCCTGCGCCGCTCCCGCTCCCAGCAGCAGGAGCTGGTCCACAACGCCAGCCACGAACTGCGCACGCCCCTCACCTCGGTGCGGGGCAGTGCCGAACTCCTGCAACGGGCCCAAGGCCGACTCGATCCCGAGGACGAACAGAAGATCCTCGCCACCCTGGTCACGGAGGCGGTCGCCCTCGACGACCTCGTCCGCGAACTGGTCGAACTGGCCACTGACCGCTACACCGAGGACGAGCCCACGAGCGTCGACCTGCCCACCCTCGCCGAGGACAGCGCGCGCCGCCACAGCCGACGCACCGGGCGGACCATCACCGTCACCACCACCAGTCCCACCCCGGTCCACGCCCGCACCCGCGCCCTCCAGCGCTGCGTCGACAACCTCCTGAACAACGCCGTCAAGTTCAGCCCTCCGGGCACCCCCATCACCCTCCACATCGACGGCTGCCGACTGTCCGTGCGCGACCGGGGCCCCGGCATCCCGCCCGAGGAGCGCACAGCCGTCTTCGACCGCTTCCACCGGGGTCCCGGCACCCAGGCCATACCCGGATCCGGGCTCGGTCTTGCGATCGTCCACGACCTCGTCGAGGCGGAGCACGGCACCGTCTTCGCCACCGAGGCAGCGGGCGGTGGCGCGGAGGTCGGCTTCCGGCTGCCGCCGCGGACCGGCGGTGAGGACGCCCCGCCACCGGGGTGCGCCACTTCGACCGGGACGCCGCGCCTCTGA